A region of the Oncorhynchus gorbuscha isolate QuinsamMale2020 ecotype Even-year linkage group LG02, OgorEven_v1.0, whole genome shotgun sequence genome:
acacacacactctctctctctcacactctcacacacactctctctcactctcacacacacactctctctctcactctcacacacactctctctctcactctcacacacacacactctctctcacacacacactctctctctctcacacacacacactctctctctcactctcacacacactctctctcactctcacacacactctctctcacacacacacacacacacacacacacacacacactcacacactctctctcacactctctcacacacactctctcacacacacactctctctctcactctctcacacacacacactctctctcacacacacacatacacactctctctctcacacacactctcacacacacacactctctctctcactctctcacacacacacacactctctcacacacacactctctcacacacacactctcacacacactctctctctcactctcacacacactctctctctcactctcacacacactctctctctcacacacacactctctctctcacacacacacacactctctctcactcacacacacactctctctctcactctcacacacacacacactctctctcacacacacacacacacacacacacacacacacacactcacacactctctctcactctctcacacacactctctcacacacacacactctctctctcactctctcacacacacacactctctctcacacacacacatacacactctctctcacacacactctcacacacacacactctctctcactctctcacacacacacacactctcacacacacactctctcacacacacactctcacacacacactctctcacacacacactctcacacacacactctctcacacacacactctcacacacacacacacacactctctctcacacacacacacacacactctctctcacacacacacatacacatacacactctctctctcacacacacactctctctctcactcacacacacactctcactctctcacacacactctcacacactctctctcacacacacacatacacatacacactctctctctcacacacacactctctctcacacacacacactctctctcactcacacacacacactctctctctcactcacacactctctctctcactcacacactctctctctctcacacacacactctcacacactctctcactctctctcactcacacacactcacacactcacacactctctctcacacacacacatacacactctctctctcacacacacactctctctcacacacacactctctctctcactctcacacactctctctctcacacacacacacacacacacacacacacacacacacacacacacacacacacacacacacacacacacacacacacacacacacacacacacacacacacacacacacacacacacacacacacacacacacacacacacacacacacacacacacacacacacacactctcacacacacactctcacacacacacactctctctcacacacacactcacacacacactctcacacacacactctcacacacacacacactctactctctctctcgctctctctcatactCTAACTCACTATCACTCACCTTCCTCTGGTATGATGTGAAGGGTGACAGTGAGACCGGCATCTTTGATGAGCTTGACAATGTCAGCGTGGGGCATGCTGATGATGGACTGCCCATTGACAGCCAGGATCCGGTCACCAATCTTCAGGCTCCCGCAGCGGTCTGCCGGGCTGCTCTCGATGATACGACCGATCTTATGGGGCACAGCTAGTAGGGTGGTAGAAGCAATGGTTGAAATGTTAGAAAAAGGAAGAATATGAGGGTTGTCAAGTGCTGGACAGAAGAAGACAAAAAGTAGTAATGTTTTCAACTTTGTATTCTGCTCTCAAGTGTTTTTTGAGAAGTGCACACACAAGAAAATGTTTGATCCTTCTGGGAAACTCTGTCTTGTGTGTGACTCAGCAAACCATTGTGGGAGCATACTACAGAggaataaaatcaaatgttattagtcacttgctctgaatacaacaggtgtagaccttgaaatgcttacttatgagcccctaaccaacagtgcagtaaaaaaaaaatgaaaataaataaaagtaataagtaattaaagagcagcagtaaaataacaatagcgagactatatacaggggggtaccggtacagagtcaatgtgcaggggcaccggttagttgaggtaatatgtactgtaggtagagttattaaagggactatgcatagatgataacaacagagagtagcagcggtgtaaaaggggaggggggcaatgcaaataccCTGGATAGTCATTTGATTAGatcttcaggagtcttatggcttgggggtagaagctgttcagaagcctcttggaccttgatagaggaaaatatgtttgaaatgactaattatgtatacattccaatcagaaactgactagtccaaatgctataatgtactgtccctcttgctccctttcacaattgtatataatgtagtcaggaagttaagtaacaatgaaggtctgttctttaagttcattcagttctacaaatctccaggtggtgggaacgggccatctccaaaatggtcgggaatgttgatttatgctgactggccttgacttcgtgctgataacgcggaggcttgagaattagaggggccctctgtttgtgaaacggaacgtttggaaaacgctgacgtcattttcagtttataacctgtggtaatgtgtgtgagcattcagtactcatcaagaataaatgctgaacttgttttttaagactggtctcttgctaattcatgcaaatgataaacttacaacttatcatgaattagaaatgagtgcgaattaaattggttttggcaataaaacataagggaatttaaaattcctctatcaatttggTCCTTCGAAGCCGGATCTAAATATCTTTATCTCTTATCTGAAGGTAATACGCTGAAAATCGTGCACGGACGAGTTTGACTCGTTTtactaaagacctgacctctgaattgaggttaaacttaaacaggcctgcgtattatcacagagaacagagagagtgactagatACAACGAACATTGCTTTCCCAGTCGGCGATAAGGTCAGTATGTTTTATTCTTGATTAAGGGGGAATGATTTAAATTATCATAGAGTGATTTAAGTTGTTCTCAGTTTAAAAGTCAACTCTACAAATAGGCTATGCTTGGAGCGACATTGTAGTTCAAAGTCCTATAGAGAACAGGGATTACTGTATAGTCCTACAGTGATCACTGTATACGGGTGAAAACTAATGTCAGATTGAGCGATGAATGGACGGGGGGTCTTTCCCGGTTTTTAGTAGTCTGTGTTCTTGATAGTGACAAGTGATCGTGTGGTTGAGGTTCCGTGGGAAGAAACGGAACAGGTGATTTTATGCAATCAGCTTTCAAGAATAGACAAGTGTTCTAACAACATGGTGAAGGGTTTATCTCCCCTTTTGGAGAGGTGTTGTGTAAGCATCAATTAACAGAACATTCCAAATGGTCTACTACATAATGGACTATTACTTGGAACTGGAGCATTCGCCGTGTTGTATTAATTCGTTAATTaattgtaacgtaacaaaatgtggaaaaagtcaatgggtctaaATGCTTTCCAAATGCACCGTTTGTCTCACGCTGAGGGTTGTTCTAGAATACAACAAGGCGAATGCTCCAGTTCCAAGTAATAGTCCATTATGTAGTAGACCATTTGGAATTTTCTGTTTATTAATTAATTACTGAattaattaatgaacatgcacctgtggaacttaggacactaaatcaaatcaaatctaaagaggcctttctactgaaaaacaccaaaagaaagatgcccagggtccctgctcatctgcgtgaatgtgccttaggcatgctgcaaggaggcataaggACTGCAGATTTGGCCCGAGGcagtaaattgcaatgtccatactgtgagacgcctaagacagtgctacagggagacaggacggacagctgattgtcctcgcagtggcagaccacgtataacaacacctgtacagtactgtgacagGATGgaaacaactgcccgagttacaccaggaacacacaatccctccatcagtgctcagactgtttgcaataggctgagagaggccgGACTGAGGGCTTGTACGCCTGTTGTAAGgctggtcctcaccagacatcaccggaaaCAACATCCCCTTctcgactgtctgtgtgtgtttggaccatgatagtttaaaattcctctatcaatttggTCCTTCGAAGCCGGATCTAAATATCTTTATCTCTTATCTGAAGGTAATACGCTGAAAATCGTGCACGGACGAGTTTGACTCGTTTtactaaagacctgacctctgaattgaggttaaacttaaacaggcctgcgtattatcacagagaacagagagagtgactagatACAACGAACATTGCTTTCCCAGTCGGCGATAAGGTCAGTATGTTTTATTCTTGATTAAGGGGGAATGATTTAAATTATCATAGAGTGATTTAAGTTGTTCTCAGTTTAAAAGTCAACTCTACAAATAGGCTATGCTTGGAGCGACATTGTAGTTCAAAGTCCTATAGAGAACAGGGATTACTGTATAGTCCTACAGTGATCACTGTATACGGTTGAAAACTAATGTCAGATTGAGCGATGaatggacgggggggggggggtctttcccGGTTTTTAGTAGTCTGTGTTCTTGATAGTGACAAGTGATCGTGTGGTTGAGGTTCCGTGGGAAGAAACGGAACAGGTGATTTTATGCAATCAGCTTTCAAGAATAGACACTGCAGGATTGGTTTTGGGACTGGCCTCGGTCCATTTGTTTTCGGTCAACTTTACAAGTAGGCTATGTTTGGAGCGACATAGTTTAAGTTAAAAGTCCTAAAGGAATGAGGATTACTGTATACGGGTGAGTTAAATGTCAGATTGAACAATGTATCCAGCGGAGAGACGGAACAAGTGACCCCATAGATATATAGATCTTGGAAATAGACACTGCAGGTTGGTGGTCCTTATTTTTTAGATTATGGGGAACAATTGAGTTGCTTTTCCGTTGGTCATTTTCAATCAACTCTACAGATTAAGCTATATTTGGGGCGATATTTTAAGTTCAAAGTCCTATAGGAACATTGATCGCTGTATACGAGTGAAAACTAGTATCAGATTGAACGACAGGTGGACGGAGACTCTTGAGACTCAGTCTATTTGTCTTCGGTCAACCCTACAAGTAGGCTGATTTGGAGCGACAATCTTAGCAAAAGTCCTAAAGGAACAGTAATGTATCGTATACGGGTGAGACTTAATGTCAGACTTTAGTAGATGAGGATCCCAATAAAAGAGATATTAAccataaggtgttaaatattggAATTACTAGGCGTAAGTAGATAAGGATTCCAAtaaagagaaattaacataaagggTTGGAGATTGGAATTATTTTGGGGCAGGAATGTAT
Encoded here:
- the LOC124005072 gene encoding membrane-associated guanylate kinase, WW and PDZ domain-containing protein 2-like, translating into MFYFAKLLQQNWRNEYTLVTSFGNMESVVCDVVSPEDGSLAVPHKIGRIIESSPADRCGSLKIGDRILAVNGQSIISMPHADIVKLIKDAGLTVTLHIIPEEGQW